Genomic DNA from Accipiter gentilis chromosome 9, bAccGen1.1, whole genome shotgun sequence:
GATGTCCCTTTAACACACAACAACGctcaagctttttgttttctaccCCTTTTTGCAGACTATGAGGACAACCCATAGTTTTTTTCAAAACACCACTTCAGctgaaattttgtatttgaaagtGACTTGAGAATTTTGTAACACTTGGTTGTTGCTATACACGAACAAGTCCAATCACTCCTATATGGACCTTGCGTAATCAGGGGTGCAATATATACAGTTCCACTGTATGGTGCTCCTTTACTCTGTTCAAAGGAAGGTTTTAACAGACTGTATTGATCTGTGCTTGGAATTCTCTCATACAACTAAGAAATAAGTACTACTTTATTATTTCAATAACCTGCAAAGCAACAGTTATCCCTATTTTACAGCAAAAGGGCAGACCAGAAGCACCCAATAGCTGTAGGCAAAGTTTGATGTACCTAGCTGCAACATCcttccactcctccctccttGCTTACTCTTCCTCCCTGCATGCTGTCCATTTACCCCAATGCTGTCCCATTTACCATGTCAGAAGAACAGAACACCATACATTCTGCAACCCGCTTTAACAACCTACTTCATTCAGAATGCCCCCGAATAAGCTGATGCTATAGTTTAGTTGAGATTTCAAATGATAAATACGAAGTTCACATGCCTGCATTTCTCTCTCTAATTACATTGTATTATTAGCAACTTGTCCTTTGTCACTCTTTCTTCCTGGCCTGGCATTGAAGCATTTTGGTCCCAGAAGAACACCAGCCACTTACCATTTACTTATCTGCCACAGCAGGAGTTTTCTTTTTAGGTCTAAGCTTGAAATACAAGATGAGCATTGCAATACTGGTGTATGTTGCTAGGACATACTGAAAAACATAAAAGTTAAGTTTAATTTCAGTCTAAAACCCAGAAAACACCATTATACTAGACTACAAAAGTTAAAATACGTAATACATACATTCCTTCTGCCTGTGATGGTATAGGAATTGAAGTACTTCTGAAAACCAGTGAACTGGTGTTGAGATCCTGAGTCATGGCCAGCCATGGCTGCTTGTCCTAAAGAGCAATACAGGACAGTTAACAAATTTAAAGTCAGCTGGACAGGATCAATAGAAAAATCAAACTAATGTCTACACTGAACTTAATTCCATTGTCAGCTATTAATTCCGCTTTCAGCACATTCAACAGACAGTTGGACATTCAACATACGGAAGGAGCAGACACATTCAGAGCACTCTGTCTTAACTACAAAACAGGTGACATAAGCAGATAAGCAAATGAGGGATTCCGAAGGGAAAAACATTTATGATTTTTAAAGTTCATTCAACTCagtttaaacatgaaaaaaaatcaggattatgATGATAATAAAAGGGAAAATTCCTCAAAGCACTTACAAAGAACAGACCTGCCAGTCCTGCCTACACAACCTTTCAACACAGGCAAATTTATATCAATTGTTCAGGAATCTGCTACCTAATTAAGATACATCTTCACTAGTTCAGCTAAGAAACAGCTTCAATTACATACTCAAAAACTTGGTGACAAGATTCAGACTAGACTACTAGTCTGTTTTGTGATTCAAAAATGCTGCTTTACAACTTTTATACCATATTAGAGCGCAAGTTGTTAGTAAGAACTGCATGTTTCTATTGCATCTTACTTGCCCACCGTAGTATTCACAGGTCTAGATAAAAATAtacttccccacacacacacacttatttttCAGCTAGATCACCAAGTTACTTGAGCCAGCTACAAAGCCTCAGAAGTGCTTTCACAGGAACAACAAAAACACTAAGAACACAAGGGCACACTTTTGTATTTTGTCTGTGTGTGGACCAAAGTTTCAGATCTACTGTAAGAAGTTCATTAACACACAAGCCTGGCATGGCTACAGTAGCATACTTGCAGATTCCCTGAATGGTTCAGTTtggcacctctggagattgcATAGTCCAACCCcaac
This window encodes:
- the ATP5MK gene encoding ATP synthase membrane subunit K, mitochondrial gives rise to the protein MAGHDSGSQHQFTGFQKYFNSYTITGRRNYVLATYTSIAMLILYFKLRPKKKTPAVADK